Proteins encoded in a region of the Balaenoptera ricei isolate mBalRic1 chromosome 19, mBalRic1.hap2, whole genome shotgun sequence genome:
- the SIAH1 gene encoding E3 ubiquitin-protein ligase SIAH1 isoform X1: MTGKPPLPFLYSWRGVLLTCLPASGTKKRKEMSRQTATALPTGTSKCTPSQRVPALTGTTASNNDLASLFECPVCFDYVLPPILQCQSGHLVCSNCRPKLTCCPTCRGPLGSIRNLAMEKVANSVLFPCKYASSGCEITLPHTEKADHEELCEFRPYSCPCPGASCKWQGSLDAVMPHLMHQHKSITTLQGEDIVFLATDINLPGAVDWVMMQSCFGFHFMLVLEKQEKYDGHQQFFAIVQLIGTRKQAENFAYRLELNGHRRRLTWEATPRSIHEGIATAIMNSDCLVFDTSIAQLFAENGNLGINVTISMC, translated from the exons ATGACGGGGAAGCCTCCCTTACCTTTTCTGTACTCCTGGAGGGGCGTCTTGCTCACTTGTTTACCAGCATCtgggacaaagaagagaaaag AAATGAGCCGTCAGACTGCAACAGCATTACCTACTGGAACCTCAAAGTGTACACCATCCCAGAGGGTACCTGCCCTGACTGGCACAACTGCGTCCAACAATGACTTGGCGAGTCTTTTTGAGTGTCCGGTCTGCTTTGACTATGTGTTACCACCCATTCTTCAGTGTCAGAGTGGCCATCTTGTTTGTAGCAACTGTCGCCCAAAGCTCACATGTTGTCCAACTTGCCGGGGCCCGTTGGGATCCATTCGCAACTTGGCTATGGAGAAGGTGGCCAATTCAGTACTTTTCCCTTGTAAATATGCCTCTTCTGGATGTGAAATAACTCTGCCACACACAGAAAAAGCAGACCACGAAGAGCTCTGTGAGTTTAGGCCTTATTCCTGTCCGTGCCCTGGTGCTTCCTGTAAATGGCAAGGCTCTTTGGATGCTGTAATGCCGCATCTGATGCATCAGCATAAGTCTATTACAACCCTACAGGGAGAGGATATAGTTTTCCTTGCTACAGACATTAATCTTCCTGGTGCTGTTGACTGGGTGATGATGCAGTCCTGTTTTGGCTTTCACTTCATGTTAGTCttggagaaacaggaaaaatacgATGGTCACCAGCAATTCTTTGCAATTGTACAGCTGATAGGAACACGGAAGCAAGCTGAAAATTTTGCTTATCGACTTGAGCTAAATGGACATAGGCGGCGATTGACTTGGGAAGCCACTCCTCGATCTATTCATGAGGGAATTGCAACAGCCATTATGAATAGTGACTGCCTAGTCTTTGACACCAGCATTGCACAGCTTTTTGCAGAAAATGGCAATTTAGGCATCAATGTAACTATTTCCATGTGTTGA
- the SIAH1 gene encoding E3 ubiquitin-protein ligase SIAH1 isoform X2 has translation MSRQTATALPTGTSKCTPSQRVPALTGTTASNNDLASLFECPVCFDYVLPPILQCQSGHLVCSNCRPKLTCCPTCRGPLGSIRNLAMEKVANSVLFPCKYASSGCEITLPHTEKADHEELCEFRPYSCPCPGASCKWQGSLDAVMPHLMHQHKSITTLQGEDIVFLATDINLPGAVDWVMMQSCFGFHFMLVLEKQEKYDGHQQFFAIVQLIGTRKQAENFAYRLELNGHRRRLTWEATPRSIHEGIATAIMNSDCLVFDTSIAQLFAENGNLGINVTISMC, from the coding sequence ATGAGCCGTCAGACTGCAACAGCATTACCTACTGGAACCTCAAAGTGTACACCATCCCAGAGGGTACCTGCCCTGACTGGCACAACTGCGTCCAACAATGACTTGGCGAGTCTTTTTGAGTGTCCGGTCTGCTTTGACTATGTGTTACCACCCATTCTTCAGTGTCAGAGTGGCCATCTTGTTTGTAGCAACTGTCGCCCAAAGCTCACATGTTGTCCAACTTGCCGGGGCCCGTTGGGATCCATTCGCAACTTGGCTATGGAGAAGGTGGCCAATTCAGTACTTTTCCCTTGTAAATATGCCTCTTCTGGATGTGAAATAACTCTGCCACACACAGAAAAAGCAGACCACGAAGAGCTCTGTGAGTTTAGGCCTTATTCCTGTCCGTGCCCTGGTGCTTCCTGTAAATGGCAAGGCTCTTTGGATGCTGTAATGCCGCATCTGATGCATCAGCATAAGTCTATTACAACCCTACAGGGAGAGGATATAGTTTTCCTTGCTACAGACATTAATCTTCCTGGTGCTGTTGACTGGGTGATGATGCAGTCCTGTTTTGGCTTTCACTTCATGTTAGTCttggagaaacaggaaaaatacgATGGTCACCAGCAATTCTTTGCAATTGTACAGCTGATAGGAACACGGAAGCAAGCTGAAAATTTTGCTTATCGACTTGAGCTAAATGGACATAGGCGGCGATTGACTTGGGAAGCCACTCCTCGATCTATTCATGAGGGAATTGCAACAGCCATTATGAATAGTGACTGCCTAGTCTTTGACACCAGCATTGCACAGCTTTTTGCAGAAAATGGCAATTTAGGCATCAATGTAACTATTTCCATGTGTTGA